From the Pseudomonadales bacterium genome, one window contains:
- a CDS encoding MFS transporter: protein MQPPTRAPSAAYANYVLALLSLVYVMNFIDRQILAMLIEPIKQEFGVSDTALGLLSGFAFAFLYTLAGIPIARWADRSSRTRVITLALTIWSVMTAACGLARNFIELALLRVLVGIGEAGGNPPSHSLIADYFPPHRRATALSIFAWGVYVGSAIAFLAGGYLVAHYSWRTAFMVVGAPGLLLAVVVALTVREPARGASEQRSAPQAQPPLGEVLRHLLAQRSFMFIVLGASIQSLSGYGVLTWGPTFLYRVHAMPWTEIGVWLGWIIGVAGCAGAYAGGRLADRFGARDAAWYMRLPALQSLLGVPFVLGFALLPAQRDSMLAFIPFYALGAMYVGPMFSMVQGLVPLRMRATASALLLFVVNLIGLGLGPLSVGLLNDYVFAAEHGALAIRYSMLVIGVLGGAASLLFWQASRTLAADLARQHD from the coding sequence ATGCAGCCGCCGACACGCGCTCCGAGTGCCGCCTACGCCAACTACGTGCTCGCCCTGTTGAGCCTGGTCTATGTGATGAACTTCATCGACCGGCAGATCCTGGCCATGCTGATCGAGCCGATCAAACAGGAATTCGGCGTTTCGGATACGGCACTCGGGTTGCTGTCGGGCTTTGCGTTCGCGTTCCTGTACACGCTTGCGGGAATCCCGATCGCGCGCTGGGCAGACCGCAGCTCGCGTACCCGCGTCATCACGCTGGCACTCACCATATGGAGCGTGATGACCGCTGCCTGCGGCCTGGCACGCAACTTCATCGAACTGGCTCTGCTGCGGGTACTGGTCGGCATCGGCGAGGCCGGCGGCAACCCGCCGTCGCATTCGTTGATCGCCGATTATTTTCCGCCACACCGGCGCGCCACGGCGCTATCGATATTTGCATGGGGTGTCTATGTGGGGTCTGCCATCGCGTTCCTCGCCGGCGGTTACCTGGTTGCCCACTACAGCTGGCGTACCGCATTCATGGTCGTCGGTGCGCCGGGCCTGTTGCTCGCGGTGGTGGTTGCACTGACGGTGCGCGAACCCGCACGTGGCGCCTCGGAACAACGCAGCGCCCCGCAGGCGCAGCCGCCGCTCGGTGAGGTGTTGCGCCATCTGCTGGCGCAGCGTTCGTTCATGTTCATCGTGCTCGGTGCGTCGATCCAGTCGCTTTCGGGCTATGGAGTGCTGACCTGGGGACCCACGTTTCTGTACCGCGTCCACGCGATGCCGTGGACCGAGATCGGCGTGTGGCTCGGCTGGATCATCGGTGTCGCGGGCTGCGCCGGAGCCTACGCCGGTGGCCGGCTCGCGGATCGCTTCGGCGCACGTGACGCCGCGTGGTACATGCGCCTGCCGGCGCTGCAGTCCTTGCTCGGCGTGCCGTTCGTGCTCGGTTTTGCACTGCTGCCGGCACAGCGTGACTCGATGCTGGCGTTCATCCCGTTCTATGCGCTGGGCGCCATGTACGTGGGGCCGATGTTCTCGATGGTGCAGGGGCTGGTGCCGCTGCGCATGCGTGCCACGGCTTCCGCGCTGCTGCTGTTCGTCGTGAACCTGATCGGACTCGGACTCGGGCCGCTGTCGGTCGGGCTGCTGAACGACTACGTGTTCGCCGCCGAGCACGGTGCGCTGGCGATCCGCTACTCGATGCTCGTGATCGGCGTGCTCGGCGGTGCGGCCAGCCTGCTGTTCTGGCAGGCATCACGTACGCTGGCCGCGGACCTCGCCCGCCAGCACGACTGA